A portion of the Leptospira noumeaensis genome contains these proteins:
- the nadB gene encoding L-aspartate oxidase, whose product MTRIKSDFLIIGSGVSGLFTALKLAPLGSVVVVTKKADYESNTNYAQGGIASVFDDKDKFEEHIKDTLESGAGLCDLEAVRVLVEEGPTRVRELLDLGVPFTRNQTGELDLAREGGHSKNRIIHSLDRTGSAVEQSLLDHVHANKNIQILENHACVDLITKHHLKEKENLPLRCYGAYIVDTETGEVFPVLAKKTILATGGAGQVYLHTTNPNIATGDGVASAYRAGAIVKNMEFYQFHPTSLFHEQGNSFLISEAVRGHGGILREIGGRPFMKDYHDMGELAPRDIVARAIDDTMKKRGEPHVLLDITHRPANDIINHFPSIYERCKKLGIDITTDPIPVVPAAHYMCGGVATDLLGRTNIADLYACGETTCTGVHGGNRLASNSLLECLVFSHRIAGDIKSQGKLSYSAETDLIPDWNKEGTTNTEEWVLISHDLIEIKTIMSNYVGIVRSDMRLERALRRLKLISEEVKDYYNRTTVSIELLELRNLVKVAELIVRSALLRKESRGLHYSTDYPEDRTPSRQDTILSHKL is encoded by the coding sequence GTGACTCGAATTAAATCGGATTTTTTGATCATTGGAAGCGGAGTGAGTGGTTTATTCACTGCGCTTAAATTGGCTCCGCTTGGATCTGTAGTGGTTGTTACCAAAAAGGCTGACTACGAATCCAATACCAATTATGCCCAAGGGGGAATTGCCTCTGTTTTTGATGACAAGGATAAGTTTGAAGAACACATCAAAGATACCTTGGAGTCAGGGGCAGGCCTTTGTGATTTAGAAGCAGTGCGAGTCCTTGTCGAAGAAGGACCAACCAGAGTTAGGGAACTTCTAGACCTAGGAGTTCCTTTTACCAGAAACCAAACTGGGGAACTCGACCTTGCTCGCGAAGGTGGTCATAGCAAAAATCGAATCATTCACTCTCTTGATAGAACAGGAAGTGCCGTAGAACAGTCATTACTCGATCATGTTCATGCAAACAAAAACATCCAAATTTTAGAAAACCATGCCTGCGTGGATCTAATCACCAAACACCATTTAAAGGAAAAAGAAAATCTTCCCCTTCGATGTTATGGTGCTTACATTGTAGATACAGAAACAGGAGAAGTATTTCCAGTTCTCGCTAAAAAAACCATTTTAGCCACTGGTGGTGCCGGTCAGGTATATCTGCATACCACCAATCCCAACATTGCCACTGGCGACGGAGTGGCAAGTGCCTACCGTGCTGGTGCCATTGTAAAAAATATGGAATTTTATCAATTCCACCCCACTTCTCTTTTTCATGAACAAGGAAATAGTTTTTTAATTTCAGAAGCTGTTCGTGGTCATGGCGGCATCTTACGAGAGATAGGTGGTAGACCTTTTATGAAAGACTACCACGATATGGGGGAACTTGCACCGCGTGATATTGTGGCTCGCGCCATAGACGATACAATGAAAAAACGAGGAGAGCCCCATGTCCTTCTCGACATCACTCATAGACCCGCAAACGACATCATCAACCACTTCCCATCAATTTATGAACGTTGTAAAAAACTAGGAATCGATATCACAACGGATCCCATCCCCGTGGTGCCAGCGGCACATTATATGTGCGGTGGTGTGGCCACTGATCTTTTGGGGCGAACCAATATTGCCGACCTTTATGCATGCGGCGAAACCACTTGCACAGGAGTTCATGGCGGTAACCGATTGGCTTCGAATAGTTTACTGGAATGTCTTGTTTTCTCGCATAGAATTGCAGGAGATATCAAGTCCCAAGGAAAACTAAGTTATTCTGCTGAAACAGACCTTATCCCTGATTGGAACAAAGAAGGAACCACCAATACAGAAGAATGGGTTCTGATCTCTCATGATTTGATTGAAATCAAAACCATTATGAGTAATTACGTGGGAATTGTGCGTTCTGATATGCGACTCGAAAGAGCCCTCCGTCGATTGAAACTGATCTCCGAAGAAGTGAAAGACTACTACAACAGAACCACTGTCTCTATTGAATTATTGGAACTTCGAAACTTAGTGAAAGTGGCAGAACTGATTGTTCGATCCGCACTCTTAAGGAAAGAAAGTCGTGGGCTTCATTATAGCACCGACTATCCAGAAGACAGAACTCCTTCGAGACAAGATACCATCCTTTCTCACAAACTTTAA
- a CDS encoding S41 family peptidase, whose protein sequence is MKRIVYLLSFFTLLSFALPVGFISCEPEAKKAPNRVTNFTYQDFETVVKSVDKYYIDKNINKNRAFTDAAAFAVLSMPHPLYIYPESYFNEREKYDDKEDLWPGKTFKISPSDKFVLFDPDYTLVEKIQKEKLKKNENRKLSDAELKKLIEKEKLKKSVIASKWEEINFSRKEFDRVISYVQDNLETYKTPVLKGLTELDGELPEEEEDKKEFSMEQVFLAAANGYLNSLDPHSNVFLKEMWEESMAKISDGSFEGIGAILSGGGSREVVVENPLEGSPAVRAGIRSGDTIVAVDGKVIKNLSLDKVVKKIKGPKATKVVLTITRKGNTGKTDIEVIRDKITIKNVTHHIVKENPQVGYIKLTGFVKPGPGEAPIDTQIANAVVEMEQEAKESGKPLKALILDLRGNSGGYLDLAIDIADMFIEKGMIVFTRTPFRSDEEKYAKNKDITKLPLVVMINSKSASASEIVASAIQHHGRGILLGERTFGKATVQSLNNLENNPDYLLKITNARYYSPSGKTIQVVGVSPDIEVSEEPDGGFPFRYREEDMWNHLPLIPHEGVVKSKFNVNAIKEYAKKNGKADAFLKSHANDAIKPDYMLIRSLDYIEGMLNTK, encoded by the coding sequence TTGAAACGAATTGTTTACCTACTTTCTTTTTTCACCCTACTCAGTTTTGCCCTTCCGGTAGGATTCATTTCCTGCGAACCAGAAGCCAAAAAAGCTCCCAACCGAGTCACTAATTTTACATACCAAGACTTCGAAACCGTGGTCAAATCTGTGGATAAGTATTATATTGATAAAAATATTAATAAAAACAGAGCTTTCACTGATGCGGCAGCTTTTGCTGTTCTCAGTATGCCACACCCACTGTATATTTACCCAGAAAGTTATTTCAATGAAAGGGAAAAATACGACGACAAAGAAGATCTTTGGCCAGGGAAAACTTTCAAAATTTCTCCATCCGACAAATTCGTGTTATTTGATCCTGACTACACTCTTGTGGAAAAAATCCAAAAAGAGAAACTAAAGAAAAACGAAAACAGGAAACTTTCCGATGCAGAACTTAAAAAACTCATCGAAAAAGAAAAACTTAAAAAATCGGTCATTGCATCCAAATGGGAAGAAATTAATTTTTCGCGCAAAGAATTTGACCGAGTGATCTCTTACGTCCAAGACAATTTGGAAACTTACAAAACACCAGTTCTCAAAGGACTTACGGAACTTGACGGGGAACTTCCCGAAGAAGAGGAAGATAAAAAAGAATTTAGCATGGAACAAGTGTTTCTTGCTGCGGCCAATGGTTATTTAAATTCTTTAGATCCACATTCCAACGTTTTCCTAAAAGAAATGTGGGAAGAGTCCATGGCAAAAATTAGCGACGGTTCCTTTGAAGGAATTGGAGCCATCCTTTCTGGCGGGGGAAGCCGTGAAGTCGTGGTGGAAAATCCATTGGAAGGAAGTCCTGCCGTTCGTGCCGGAATTCGTAGTGGTGATACCATTGTGGCAGTAGATGGAAAGGTCATCAAAAACCTATCTCTCGATAAAGTGGTAAAAAAAATCAAAGGGCCAAAAGCCACGAAAGTAGTTCTTACCATCACAAGAAAAGGTAATACCGGAAAAACCGATATCGAAGTCATCCGTGATAAAATTACGATTAAAAACGTAACACATCACATCGTAAAAGAAAATCCTCAAGTTGGTTATATCAAACTCACTGGATTTGTGAAACCAGGTCCTGGCGAAGCTCCGATTGATACACAAATAGCAAATGCTGTTGTTGAAATGGAACAAGAGGCCAAAGAAAGTGGTAAACCATTAAAGGCTCTCATCCTAGACTTACGTGGAAACTCGGGTGGATATTTGGATCTTGCCATCGACATTGCTGATATGTTTATTGAAAAAGGAATGATTGTGTTCACAAGAACTCCATTCCGCAGTGATGAAGAAAAATATGCAAAAAACAAAGACATCACCAAACTTCCTTTAGTTGTAATGATCAATTCCAAATCAGCATCGGCTTCAGAAATTGTAGCAAGTGCCATCCAACACCATGGCCGTGGAATTTTGCTAGGTGAAAGAACTTTTGGAAAAGCAACGGTTCAAAGTTTAAATAACCTTGAAAACAATCCTGATTACCTACTCAAAATCACAAATGCAAGATACTATTCTCCATCTGGAAAAACCATCCAAGTTGTGGGAGTGTCTCCAGATATTGAAGTATCAGAAGAACCAGATGGTGGTTTTCCTTTCCGTTACCGTGAAGAAGATATGTGGAACCACCTTCCACTCATACCACACGAAGGTGTTGTGAAATCCAAGTTCAATGTCAATGCCATCAAAGAGTATGCAAAGAAAAATGGAAAGGCAGATGCTTTCTTAAAATCACATGCCAACGATGCCATCAAACCAGATTATATGTTAATCAGAAGTTTGGATTACATTGAAGGAATGTTAAATACAAAATAA
- a CDS encoding tetratricopeptide repeat protein encodes MRPFVVLIFALSLGFCTSEPQKNPTRDPYSLETLIFLEEVLLDVWESADSREGAMSRLRYVCRTRDTDDGYLCYTWGLLEYHRGNYAESYTAFRKALEKNPNDSLYKNMLRISAEKSGNIPDLKAHSKDGEVLAVFTETQKLCKENKPPKSESFLFLAERGVLTKESLRRGVLADCFQNLSDGDKSNVQKEIRLSSLSYKERLYADQMKSDPFSRIWDTASYHRGETGKEAVGASAGVVSVSSSLGTESGVPMQGVTFRPGAPITEAWKKVKLASASGNESQAREGLRSFLSEIQSAKRKGKLEGQLALALERAAKLLLEQDPQYSKLRFLSKEL; translated from the coding sequence ATGCGTCCTTTCGTTGTCCTGATTTTTGCTCTTTCCCTTGGGTTTTGTACTTCCGAACCACAAAAGAACCCAACCCGGGATCCATATAGTTTGGAAACACTGATCTTTCTGGAAGAGGTGCTTTTGGATGTATGGGAATCCGCAGATTCGAGAGAAGGGGCTATGTCTCGACTAAGATACGTTTGCCGAACTCGTGATACAGACGATGGGTATTTATGTTACACCTGGGGATTACTCGAATACCACCGCGGGAATTATGCAGAGAGTTACACTGCTTTTAGAAAGGCTCTAGAAAAAAATCCAAACGATAGTCTTTATAAAAATATGTTACGAATATCTGCCGAAAAATCAGGAAATATACCAGATTTAAAGGCCCATTCAAAAGACGGTGAGGTTCTTGCCGTGTTTACAGAGACCCAGAAACTCTGTAAGGAAAACAAACCTCCAAAATCAGAATCCTTTTTATTCCTTGCCGAACGAGGTGTACTCACAAAGGAAAGTTTACGCCGAGGGGTTCTTGCCGATTGTTTCCAAAACTTAAGTGATGGTGATAAATCAAATGTGCAAAAAGAAATCCGACTTTCTTCTCTTTCTTATAAAGAACGACTTTATGCCGACCAAATGAAATCGGATCCTTTTTCTCGGATTTGGGATACGGCAAGTTACCACCGAGGAGAAACAGGAAAAGAAGCTGTGGGTGCGAGTGCCGGAGTGGTATCTGTAAGTTCCTCTCTTGGAACAGAATCAGGAGTTCCGATGCAAGGGGTGACCTTCCGACCCGGTGCTCCGATTACCGAAGCATGGAAAAAGGTAAAACTTGCTTCGGCTTCTGGAAACGAATCCCAAGCGCGAGAAGGCCTTCGTAGTTTTTTATCAGAAATCCAATCGGCGAAACGAAAGGGAAAACTAGAAGGACAATTGGCCCTTGCTTTAGAAAGGGCTGCCAAATTACTTTTGGAACAAGACCCTCAGTATTCTAAACTTCGTTTCCTATCGAAAGAACTCTGA
- a CDS encoding pyridoxine 5'-phosphate synthase has protein sequence MTQLSVNVNKIATLRNSRGGSIPSVIRISEIILDAGAYGITIHPREDERHITKQDVFEIQNFLKSYNEKMIKNGSPKKEFNIEGEPSERFLNLVLAAKPDQATLVPVKPGEITSDHGFDLKNKTVFQTLKPMVERLNKEGIRVSLFMETDFEQYPLVKELGAERIELYTGPFADAYDKSPEDGAQSFKSYKLAAIEAHKLGLGVNAGHDLDTNNLKLFAKLPHLAEVSIGHRLVSQSLVDGMEKTIGDYLRVLSIGNEV, from the coding sequence ATGACCCAATTAAGTGTCAATGTCAACAAGATCGCCACTCTACGCAATTCTCGTGGTGGATCCATTCCTAGTGTCATTCGAATTTCAGAGATTATCTTGGATGCCGGCGCCTACGGCATCACCATCCACCCCAGAGAGGACGAAAGGCATATCACCAAACAAGATGTATTCGAAATTCAGAATTTTCTAAAATCTTACAACGAAAAAATGATAAAAAATGGATCTCCCAAAAAGGAATTCAATATTGAAGGCGAACCAAGTGAACGGTTTTTGAACCTGGTTCTTGCTGCAAAACCAGACCAAGCCACACTCGTACCTGTCAAACCTGGGGAAATCACTTCTGATCATGGATTTGATCTAAAAAACAAAACCGTGTTCCAAACCTTAAAACCAATGGTGGAAAGATTAAACAAAGAAGGAATCCGCGTTTCCTTGTTTATGGAAACGGACTTTGAACAATATCCACTCGTAAAAGAACTCGGAGCCGAACGAATTGAACTGTATACGGGGCCTTTTGCCGATGCTTATGACAAATCCCCAGAAGATGGTGCCCAAAGTTTTAAAAGTTATAAATTGGCAGCGATAGAAGCCCACAAACTAGGGTTAGGTGTGAATGCAGGCCACGACTTAGACACAAACAATTTAAAACTTTTTGCCAAACTCCCTCATTTAGCCGAAGTATCCATTGGTCATAGGTTGGTAAGCCAAAGCCTTGTGGATGGAATGGAAAAAACCATTGGAGATTATCTCAGAGTTCTTTCGATAGGAAACGAAGTTTAG
- a CDS encoding FYDLN acid domain-containing protein — MVAKKAVKKQAPPKKKAVAKEKPKDSKSASPKEDKKKAVAGAKAPATKAKAVPAPKTAPATVKDKPAPVAKAPAVKIDPNNPLGKKFSCYSCGTKFYDLYKPEKKCPKCGADQLAKPAIKSRMAAIRSSEYEVEEEEEPVLEDDELMEETEELEEAEEEEAPAEEEE, encoded by the coding sequence ATGGTCGCAAAAAAAGCAGTCAAGAAGCAGGCTCCGCCCAAGAAAAAAGCGGTAGCCAAAGAAAAACCCAAGGACTCCAAGTCCGCTTCCCCGAAGGAAGATAAAAAAAAGGCAGTAGCTGGTGCAAAAGCCCCCGCAACTAAGGCGAAAGCCGTGCCTGCCCCTAAAACAGCCCCTGCCACTGTGAAGGACAAACCGGCTCCCGTGGCCAAGGCTCCAGCCGTCAAAATTGATCCGAACAACCCTCTCGGCAAAAAGTTCAGTTGTTATTCTTGTGGAACCAAGTTCTACGATTTGTACAAACCAGAAAAAAAATGCCCGAAATGCGGTGCAGACCAATTGGCGAAACCGGCGATCAAATCGCGAATGGCAGCCATTCGTAGTTCTGAATACGAAGTGGAAGAAGAGGAAGAGCCAGTTTTAGAAGATGATGAACTCATGGAAGAAACAGAGGAATTAGAAGAAGCCGAAGAAGAGGAGGCGCCTGCTGAGGAAGAGGAGTGA
- the miaA gene encoding tRNA (adenosine(37)-N6)-dimethylallyltransferase MiaA, translating to MILPVLGGPTGSGKTALTQVLDPKRFEIVSFDSRQVYRDLPVGTTAPTPEESSHIRHWLVGFLNANESINASQFSLWAREAINDIRARGKIPFLIGGTGFYLRAFLLGMYPVPNVPKETKDYVLELPLEEARTELFAKDPKALESLSPQDGYRIKRALEVVLTGVLWSEVSKETVGGYLNDYPDVQVVGHWLDWPREILYQRINERVEEIVTGMLAETKKVISLYGADCPGLRTLGYNFALAFLNGTIDSNTFIEQLAQSHRNYAKRQITWFKKDPILSPISFEAAVQLYTNIDKI from the coding sequence GTGATCCTTCCCGTCCTTGGTGGCCCCACTGGTTCTGGTAAAACCGCCCTCACGCAAGTACTCGACCCCAAACGTTTCGAAATTGTTTCTTTTGACTCACGCCAAGTCTACCGGGATCTACCGGTAGGCACAACGGCCCCCACTCCCGAAGAATCTTCCCATATCCGCCACTGGCTCGTTGGTTTTTTAAATGCAAACGAATCCATCAATGCGAGCCAATTTTCCCTTTGGGCCCGCGAGGCCATTAACGACATTCGGGCTCGTGGCAAAATCCCCTTTCTCATTGGTGGCACAGGGTTTTATCTACGTGCCTTTCTTTTAGGGATGTATCCCGTACCAAATGTACCCAAAGAAACCAAAGATTATGTTTTGGAACTTCCCTTAGAAGAAGCGAGGACAGAACTTTTTGCCAAAGATCCCAAAGCTCTCGAATCTTTATCACCACAAGATGGATACAGAATCAAAAGGGCATTGGAAGTCGTACTCACTGGAGTTTTGTGGTCCGAAGTTTCTAAGGAAACGGTAGGGGGATACTTAAACGATTATCCAGATGTCCAAGTGGTTGGACATTGGTTGGATTGGCCTCGTGAAATCCTCTACCAAAGGATTAATGAACGAGTGGAAGAGATCGTCACGGGTATGTTAGCGGAGACAAAAAAAGTGATTTCTCTCTATGGAGCTGACTGTCCGGGCCTACGAACCTTAGGTTACAATTTTGCGCTTGCTTTCCTAAATGGAACCATAGACAGTAATACATTCATTGAGCAGCTAGCCCAAAGCCATAGGAATTATGCGAAACGACAGATCACTTGGTTCAAAAAAGATCCAATACTTTCGCCCATTTCCTTCGAAGCCGCTGTCCAACTGTATACAAATATAGATAAAATATAG
- the hfq gene encoding RNA chaperone Hfq has translation MSAKNNIQDQLLNTARKEKIDLTIYLLNGVPLKGKVVSFDNFTIILENDNKQNLVYKHAISTIIPAKPIKLHSEETPKEAGGA, from the coding sequence ATGTCGGCAAAAAATAATATCCAAGACCAACTTCTAAATACAGCAAGAAAGGAGAAAATTGATCTCACTATCTACTTGTTAAACGGAGTACCGCTGAAAGGAAAGGTTGTTAGTTTTGACAACTTCACCATCATCTTAGAAAACGATAACAAACAGAATTTGGTGTACAAACACGCGATTTCTACCATCATCCCAGCAAAACCAATCAAACTCCACAGTGAAGAAACACCGAAGGAAGCAGGAGGAGCCTAA
- a CDS encoding mannose-1-phosphate guanylyltransferase, whose product MAKLPKESPVVLIMAGGKGERFWPRSRTNSPKQLQKVYSNKTLLRETIDRALTITTIDRIYIGTNANLKAEILKKDPKFPSTNFILEPEGKNTAPIIALSALYFQKKFGNPNLIVLSADAFIDPIKEFTRTIEQALYETENGMVLLGVKPNRPEVGYGYISTGKPTDVGYTVKAFFEKPDFKTALKYIKKKNFYWNPGIFLFRTETILSELERHAPHILGPLKNGFPFKNFGDLKTAFQMLPSEAIDTAIMEKSNRIRMVEATFNWDDVGSWMSLERILPGDKDKNHHQGKEVLYHKASGNISSVQKELITFLGVKDLIVVEEPDVLLVTSREGVGDIKAMLSTMRKNKVLQKYLD is encoded by the coding sequence ATGGCAAAATTACCAAAAGAATCCCCGGTTGTCCTCATTATGGCTGGTGGAAAGGGGGAGAGGTTTTGGCCTCGCTCCCGTACCAATTCTCCCAAACAACTTCAGAAAGTTTATTCTAATAAAACTCTTCTTCGTGAGACCATCGACCGGGCTCTCACCATTACAACTATTGACAGAATTTATATTGGAACCAATGCCAACTTAAAGGCAGAGATCCTCAAAAAAGATCCTAAATTTCCTTCCACAAATTTCATTTTAGAGCCGGAAGGAAAAAACACAGCCCCTATCATTGCTCTTTCAGCACTTTACTTTCAGAAAAAATTTGGGAATCCGAACCTAATTGTTTTGTCTGCTGATGCCTTTATTGATCCCATCAAAGAATTTACAAGAACCATTGAACAGGCCTTATACGAGACAGAAAATGGAATGGTTCTTTTGGGTGTCAAACCGAATCGCCCCGAAGTAGGATACGGTTACATCAGCACTGGAAAACCAACTGATGTAGGTTATACGGTTAAAGCATTCTTTGAGAAACCAGATTTCAAAACCGCTCTAAAATACATAAAGAAAAAGAATTTTTATTGGAACCCAGGGATTTTTCTTTTCCGCACAGAAACCATTCTATCGGAATTGGAACGTCATGCTCCGCATATTTTAGGACCACTCAAAAACGGGTTTCCTTTTAAGAATTTTGGGGATTTAAAAACTGCCTTCCAAATGCTTCCTTCCGAAGCCATCGACACTGCCATTATGGAAAAATCGAATCGGATTCGCATGGTGGAAGCCACTTTCAATTGGGATGATGTCGGATCTTGGATGTCACTCGAACGAATCCTTCCCGGTGACAAAGATAAGAACCACCACCAAGGGAAAGAAGTGCTCTACCATAAAGCTTCGGGAAATATTTCTTCGGTGCAAAAGGAACTCATAACCTTCCTCGGTGTGAAGGATCTCATTGTTGTGGAAGAACCAGATGTTTTACTTGTGACTTCTCGCGAGGGAGTGGGTGATATCAAAGCGATGTTATCCACAATGAGGAAAAATAAAGTTTTACAAAAGTACCTCGACTAG